One window of the Streptomyces asoensis genome contains the following:
- a CDS encoding RNA polymerase sigma factor, which produces MGQGGEPRRAQANDGELGAAVTRAQDGDEAAFAVAYRIVQPGLLGYLRGIVGDDAEDVASDAWLEIARDLGRFKGDGAGFRGWTATIARHRALDHLRRLRVRPRSAVLDQDVVLDLAGPHSTHDEALESLSTGHALELVRGLPRDQAEAVLLRVVVGLDGPAAARVLGKRPGAVRTAAHRGLKRLARQLGAAGTGEGVTDGGPRTLGEST; this is translated from the coding sequence TTGGGCCAGGGAGGGGAACCCCGGCGCGCACAGGCGAACGACGGGGAACTGGGCGCGGCCGTGACGCGGGCCCAGGACGGTGACGAGGCCGCGTTCGCCGTGGCGTACCGGATCGTGCAGCCCGGACTGCTCGGCTATCTGCGGGGGATCGTCGGCGACGACGCCGAGGACGTGGCCTCCGACGCCTGGCTGGAGATCGCCCGGGACCTGGGGCGGTTCAAGGGCGACGGCGCGGGATTCCGCGGCTGGACCGCGACCATCGCCCGGCACCGGGCCCTCGACCATCTGCGCCGGCTGCGGGTCCGGCCCCGGTCGGCGGTGCTGGACCAGGACGTCGTCCTCGACCTGGCCGGCCCGCACAGCACCCACGACGAGGCACTGGAGTCGCTCTCCACCGGGCACGCCCTGGAGCTGGTCCGCGGGCTGCCGCGCGACCAGGCCGAGGCGGTGCTGCTGCGGGTGGTCGTCGGGTTGGACGGCCCCGCCGCGGCCCGCGTCCTCGGCAAGCGCCCCGGCGCCGTCCGTACGGCCGCGCACCGGGGCCTGAAGCGGCTGGCCCGCCAACTCGGCGCCGCGGGCACGGGCGAAGGTGTGACGGATGGCGGCCCCCGAACGCTGGGGGAGTCGACATGA
- a CDS encoding RNA polymerase sigma factor, which produces MGDDAELTAAVLAAQDGDETAFRTVYRTVHPRLLGYVRTLVGDLDAEDVSSEAWLQIARDLERFSGDADRFRGWAARIARNRALDHIRMRGRRPATVADETELTGRPAESDTAGEAMEALATGRTLDLIARLPQDQAEAVVLRVVMGLDAKTAAETLGKRPGAVRTAAHRGLKKLAELLGEDPETAGALDALPSQREPRSRAVTSAGVTHTCARTQKDM; this is translated from the coding sequence GTGGGGGACGACGCGGAGCTGACAGCCGCGGTGCTCGCGGCACAGGACGGGGACGAGACCGCGTTCCGGACTGTGTACCGCACGGTGCACCCGCGGCTGCTCGGGTACGTACGCACGCTCGTCGGCGACCTCGACGCCGAGGACGTGTCCTCCGAGGCCTGGCTCCAGATAGCCCGGGACCTCGAGCGGTTCAGCGGCGACGCGGACCGCTTCCGCGGCTGGGCCGCCCGGATCGCCCGCAACCGCGCGCTTGACCACATACGCATGCGCGGCCGGCGCCCGGCGACGGTCGCCGACGAGACCGAACTGACCGGCCGGCCCGCCGAGTCCGACACCGCGGGCGAGGCCATGGAGGCGCTGGCCACCGGCCGCACCCTGGACCTCATAGCCCGGCTGCCGCAGGACCAGGCCGAGGCCGTCGTGCTGCGGGTCGTGATGGGCCTGGACGCCAAGACGGCCGCTGAGACGCTCGGCAAACGGCCCGGTGCGGTGCGTACGGCCGCGCACCGCGGTCTGAAGAAACTCGCCGAACTGCTCGGCGAGGATCCGGAGACGGCCGGCGCGCTCGACGCACTGCCGTCTCAGCGAGAACCGCGCTCGCGCGCGGTGACGTCCGCCGGTGTGACGCATACGTGCGCGCGGACGCAGAAGGACATGTGA
- a CDS encoding L,D-transpeptidase family protein translates to MRMRRSIAVLAGTAALMTVCGCSVQAPDADGAERSPVPADVGRTASASASASASAPARTTTDDRPSAPATGAPPPAVLWSRGDKGRDVRELQARLRQIAWLFVGPTGTYGEVTEQAVKGFQGKRGLPTTGRTDTVTWRRLLGMTHEPGEWELYPMGGQPAAAPDPRCLSGRVLCIDKTTRTLRWMVDGRTLTTVSVRFGSQYTPTREGVFHVYWKSRDHVSTLYHSPMPYAMFFSGGQAVHYSADFAARGYAGASHGCVNVRDETAIASLFAQVRNGDKVVVSW, encoded by the coding sequence ATGCGGATGCGGAGATCGATCGCCGTCCTGGCCGGCACGGCGGCTCTGATGACGGTGTGCGGCTGTAGCGTGCAGGCCCCCGACGCGGACGGAGCGGAGCGCTCGCCCGTGCCCGCCGACGTCGGCCGGACGGCCTCGGCGTCGGCGTCGGCGTCGGCGTCAGCCCCGGCGCGGACCACCACCGACGACAGGCCGAGTGCTCCGGCCACCGGCGCCCCGCCTCCCGCGGTCCTGTGGTCGCGCGGCGACAAGGGGCGTGACGTCCGTGAGCTCCAGGCCCGGCTGCGCCAGATCGCCTGGCTCTTCGTGGGGCCCACGGGAACGTACGGCGAGGTCACCGAGCAGGCCGTGAAGGGCTTCCAGGGCAAGCGCGGGCTGCCGACGACCGGGAGGACCGACACCGTCACCTGGCGGCGGCTGCTGGGGATGACCCATGAACCCGGGGAGTGGGAGCTGTATCCGATGGGCGGCCAACCGGCCGCCGCGCCCGATCCCCGGTGCCTGTCCGGACGGGTGCTGTGCATCGACAAGACGACCAGGACCCTGCGCTGGATGGTCGACGGCCGGACCCTGACGACGGTGTCGGTCCGCTTCGGCTCGCAGTACACGCCCACCCGGGAGGGCGTGTTCCACGTCTACTGGAAGTCCCGCGACCATGTGTCCACGCTCTACCACTCACCGATGCCGTACGCGATGTTCTTCAGCGGCGGGCAGGCGGTGCACTACTCGGCCGACTTCGCCGCCCGCGGCTACGCGGGGGCCTCGCACGGGTGCGTCAACGTCCGGGACGAGACGGCGATCGCGAGTCTCTTCGCCCAGGTGAGGAACGGCGACAAGGTCGTCGTGTCCTGGTGA
- a CDS encoding acyl-CoA mutase large subunit family protein: MARESESGLPIEPVYGPEDLAGWDPAGQLGEPGKYPFTRGVYPSMYTGRPWTMRQYAGFGTAVESNARYQQLIANGTMGLSVAFDLPTQMGHDSDAPIASGEVGKVGVAIDSVEDMRVLFGGIPLDKVSTSMTINAPAALLLLMYQLVGEEQGVPADRLTGTIQNDVLKEYIARGTYIFPPKPSLRLIADIFKYCKAEIPKWNTISISGYHMAEAGASPAQEIAFTLADGIEYVRTAVAAGMDVDDFAPRLSFFFVARTTILEEVAKFRAARRIWARVMREEFGAKNPKSLMLRFHTQTAGVQLTAQQPEVNLVRVAVQGLAAVLGGTQSLHTNSFDEAIALPTDKSARLALRTQQVLAYETDVTATVDPFAGSYVVEKMTDDVEAAAVELMRKVEDLGGAVSAIEHGFQKSEIERSAYRIAQETDSGERVVVGVNRYQLDTEEPYEPLRVDPAIEAQQAERLAKLRAGRDQAAVDAALDALKKAAEGEDNVLYPMKDALRARATVGEVCNALRGVWGTYVPSDAF; this comes from the coding sequence ATGGCGCGTGAGTCGGAGTCCGGACTGCCCATCGAGCCGGTGTACGGGCCGGAGGACCTGGCGGGCTGGGACCCGGCCGGGCAACTGGGCGAGCCGGGCAAGTACCCCTTCACCCGGGGCGTCTACCCGTCGATGTACACCGGCCGCCCCTGGACCATGCGCCAGTACGCGGGCTTCGGCACGGCGGTGGAGTCCAACGCCCGCTACCAGCAGCTGATCGCCAACGGCACGATGGGCCTGTCGGTCGCCTTCGACCTGCCCACCCAGATGGGCCACGACTCGGACGCCCCGATCGCGAGCGGCGAGGTCGGCAAGGTGGGCGTGGCCATCGACTCGGTCGAGGACATGCGGGTGCTGTTCGGCGGGATCCCGCTGGACAAGGTGTCGACGTCGATGACGATCAACGCCCCGGCGGCCCTGCTGCTGCTCATGTACCAGCTGGTCGGCGAGGAACAGGGCGTCCCGGCCGACCGGCTCACCGGCACGATCCAGAACGACGTGCTGAAGGAGTACATCGCGCGCGGCACGTACATCTTCCCGCCGAAGCCCTCGCTCCGGCTGATCGCCGACATCTTCAAGTACTGCAAGGCCGAGATCCCGAAGTGGAACACGATCTCGATCTCCGGCTACCACATGGCGGAGGCGGGCGCGTCCCCGGCGCAGGAGATCGCCTTCACCCTGGCGGACGGCATCGAGTACGTCCGTACGGCGGTGGCGGCGGGGATGGACGTGGACGACTTCGCGCCCCGGCTGTCCTTCTTCTTCGTGGCCCGTACGACGATCCTCGAAGAGGTCGCGAAGTTCCGCGCCGCGCGCCGGATCTGGGCACGGGTGATGCGGGAGGAGTTCGGCGCGAAGAACCCCAAGTCGCTGATGCTCCGCTTCCACACGCAGACGGCCGGCGTCCAGCTGACGGCCCAGCAGCCGGAGGTGAACCTGGTCCGGGTCGCCGTCCAGGGCCTGGCCGCGGTGCTCGGCGGCACCCAGTCCCTGCACACGAACTCCTTCGACGAGGCGATCGCGCTCCCCACGGACAAGAGCGCGCGCCTCGCCCTGCGCACCCAGCAGGTGCTGGCCTACGAGACGGACGTGACCGCCACCGTCGACCCCTTCGCGGGCTCCTACGTCGTCGAGAAGATGACCGACGACGTCGAGGCGGCGGCCGTCGAGCTCATGCGGAAGGTCGAGGACCTCGGTGGCGCGGTGTCGGCCATCGAGCACGGCTTCCAGAAGAGCGAGATCGAGCGCAGCGCGTACCGGATCGCCCAGGAGACCGACTCCGGCGAGCGGGTCGTCGTCGGCGTCAACCGCTACCAGCTCGACACGGAGGAGCCCTATGAGCCGCTCCGCGTCGACCCGGCCATCGAGGCCCAGCAGGCCGAACGCCTGGCGAAGCTGCGGGCCGGGCGCGACCAGGCGGCGGTGGACGCGGCCCTGGACGCCCTGAAGAAGGCGGCCGAGGGCGAGGACAACGTCCTCTACCCGATGAAGGACGCGCTGCGGGCCCGGGCGACGGTGGGCGAGGTGTGCAACGCCCTCCGGGGGGTTTGGGGGACGTACGTGCCGTCGGATGCGTTCTGA
- a CDS encoding Uma2 family endonuclease, whose amino-acid sequence MLHESSLADAADRLWEELPGHRVEILNGSIVVTPPPDGPHQVTLSWLIVACHEAGDRQAGLKTVGGIGLWLPTGPDDYAVPDLSVVDADFHDALVEKNCYAPHVFRMVLEVTSSNWTNDTATKVDIYARANIPVYVIADRRHDVVLLYRDPVDGKYPDPLRYQRGQAVPVPESVGVALELCVDTLLDGDD is encoded by the coding sequence ATGCTGCACGAGTCGTCGCTCGCTGATGCTGCCGACCGGCTGTGGGAGGAGCTGCCCGGGCACCGGGTGGAGATCCTCAACGGGAGCATTGTCGTGACGCCGCCGCCGGATGGGCCGCACCAAGTGACACTGTCCTGGCTGATCGTGGCGTGCCACGAAGCCGGGGATCGGCAGGCCGGGCTGAAAACGGTCGGGGGAATCGGCTTGTGGTTGCCGACCGGGCCGGATGATTACGCCGTGCCGGACCTGTCCGTGGTGGATGCCGACTTCCACGACGCACTGGTCGAGAAGAACTGCTATGCCCCGCATGTCTTCCGCATGGTGTTGGAAGTGACGTCCTCCAACTGGACGAACGACACAGCCACCAAGGTCGACATCTACGCCAGGGCCAACATCCCGGTCTACGTCATCGCCGACCGCAGGCATGACGTGGTGCTCCTGTATCGAGACCCCGTCGACGGCAAGTACCCCGACCCCCTCCGCTACCAGCGAGGCCAGGCCGTCCCCGTTCCCGAGTCCGTCGGTGTCGCTCTCGAGCTCTGCGTCGACACCCTCCTCGACGGCGACGACTAG
- a CDS encoding FAD-dependent monooxygenase → MNVDVLIVGAGPTGLALGIDLARRGVDALVVERGETLAPGSRGKGLQPRTMEVYEDLGVLDEVLAAGGAYPVGMVWADGEQAGEHPMFDPAEDGEEGSRFTGPWMIPQWRNQEILLARLTELGGTVAFGREVTRLEQDTEGVTAHFASGEPVRARYAVAADGGRSAVRRALGIEMRGETLDPDPTLVADVRIPDLDRTWWHLFPPSGPDAGFLALCPLAGTDRFQLVARLPGGTDPDLSLEGVRKLVSERTHLAPGAVTELFWVSDFRPRAALADRFREGRIFLAGDAAHVHSPAGGQGLNTSVQDAYNLGWKLGAVLGGRAPEALLDTYEEERRPIAEHVLGLSTAIHREEAKRGASTRQLGLNYRHSSLSEETRENPGPLSAGDRVPDLTVDGVRLFDRLRGPDWTLVTLPDGVFLVRPDGYVGWAGATEEGLASYRARVGLG, encoded by the coding sequence ATGAACGTGGACGTCCTGATCGTCGGCGCGGGCCCCACCGGCCTCGCCCTCGGCATCGACCTGGCCCGGCGCGGAGTGGACGCGCTGGTGGTGGAACGCGGCGAGACCCTCGCCCCCGGCTCACGCGGCAAGGGCCTCCAGCCGCGCACGATGGAGGTCTACGAGGATCTCGGCGTCCTCGACGAGGTCCTCGCCGCCGGTGGCGCGTACCCGGTGGGCATGGTCTGGGCGGACGGCGAGCAGGCCGGCGAGCACCCGATGTTCGACCCGGCGGAGGACGGCGAGGAGGGCTCCCGCTTCACCGGCCCCTGGATGATCCCGCAGTGGCGCAACCAGGAGATCCTGCTGGCACGGCTGACGGAGCTGGGCGGGACCGTGGCCTTCGGCCGTGAGGTGACGCGGCTCGAGCAGGACACGGAGGGTGTGACGGCGCACTTCGCCTCCGGCGAGCCGGTCCGCGCCCGGTACGCCGTCGCCGCGGACGGCGGCCGCTCGGCGGTGCGCCGCGCGCTGGGCATCGAGATGCGGGGCGAGACGCTCGACCCGGACCCGACCCTGGTGGCGGACGTACGGATCCCCGACCTGGACCGCACGTGGTGGCATCTGTTCCCGCCGAGCGGGCCGGACGCGGGCTTCCTGGCGCTGTGCCCCCTGGCCGGGACGGACCGGTTCCAGCTGGTGGCACGGCTCCCCGGCGGAACGGATCCGGATCTCTCCCTGGAGGGCGTCCGCAAGCTGGTCTCGGAGCGCACCCACCTCGCCCCCGGGGCGGTGACGGAGCTCTTCTGGGTGTCCGACTTCCGCCCGCGCGCAGCCCTGGCGGACCGCTTCCGCGAGGGACGGATCTTCCTGGCGGGCGACGCGGCGCACGTCCACTCCCCGGCCGGCGGCCAGGGCCTGAACACCAGCGTCCAGGACGCATACAACCTGGGCTGGAAACTGGGCGCCGTACTGGGCGGGCGGGCACCGGAAGCCCTGCTGGACACCTACGAGGAGGAGCGCCGCCCCATCGCCGAGCACGTGCTCGGCCTCTCCACCGCGATCCACCGCGAGGAGGCGAAGCGGGGTGCGTCGACCCGCCAACTGGGCCTCAACTACCGGCACTCGTCACTGAGCGAGGAGACCCGGGAGAACCCCGGTCCGCTGTCCGCCGGCGACCGCGTCCCGGACCTGACGGTCGACGGCGTCCGCCTCTTCGACCGGCTCAGGGGCCCGGACTGGACCCTGGTGACCCTGCCGGACGGCGTGTTCCTGGTCCGCCCGGACGGCTATGTGGGCTGGGCGGGCGCCACGGAGGAAGGCCTCGCGTCCTACCGCGCACGGGTCGGCCTCGGCTAG
- a CDS encoding TetR/AcrR family transcriptional regulator C-terminal domain-containing protein has product MSTERRAPLDRKRVADTALRLLDEAGLDGLTLRAIARELDVKAPALYWHFKDKQALLDEMATEMYRRMVAGIALDPADTWQDRTRKANHGLRAALLAYRDGAKVFSGSRFTGTDHAVQMEENLRLFTAAGFTLADAVRASSTAYAYTIGFVTEEQGVHPRPDERREGFDVAERARLLAEFPLSAKAGAEIFEDYDRQFGEGLEIIVAGIAARYGVR; this is encoded by the coding sequence GTGAGTACCGAACGACGCGCCCCCCTCGACCGCAAGCGGGTGGCGGACACCGCGCTCAGGCTGCTCGACGAGGCTGGTCTCGACGGGCTGACCCTGCGTGCCATCGCCAGGGAACTGGACGTCAAGGCGCCCGCCCTGTACTGGCACTTCAAGGACAAACAGGCCCTGCTGGACGAGATGGCGACCGAGATGTACCGGCGGATGGTCGCGGGCATCGCGCTCGACCCCGCCGACACCTGGCAGGACCGGACGCGCAAGGCCAACCACGGGCTGCGCGCGGCGCTGCTCGCCTACCGCGACGGCGCGAAGGTCTTCAGCGGCTCCCGCTTCACCGGCACCGACCACGCCGTGCAGATGGAGGAGAACCTGCGCCTGTTCACCGCCGCCGGCTTCACCCTCGCCGACGCCGTACGCGCCTCGTCGACCGCGTACGCGTACACCATCGGGTTCGTCACCGAGGAGCAGGGCGTGCACCCGCGGCCGGACGAGCGGCGCGAGGGGTTCGACGTGGCGGAACGTGCCCGGCTGCTCGCCGAGTTCCCGCTGTCGGCGAAGGCGGGCGCGGAGATCTTCGAGGATTACGACCGGCAGTTCGGGGAAGGTCTGGAGATCATCGTGGCCGGAATCGCCGCGCGGTACGGGGTGCGGTAG
- a CDS encoding glycosyltransferase family 2 protein: MPDISSRVQESRVPRQRGGAALVSYVLPVFNEQDGIRHFHEELVAALRERPEYAFELVYVDDGSADGTSLILEDIAKNDRRVRVVDFARNFGHQMAITAGIDEARGDAVIVMDTDLQDPPKVSLQLIDAWRDGAEVVHARRRSRQDTLFKRATAHAYYRLLRSSTDVDIPLDTGDFRLMDRRAADELRRFRERSRFVRGMVASMGFRQSEVHFDRDERFAGETKYPLRKMARLAIDGLTGFSTAPLRMITKLGFAVLAFSLVGICYALGMKVLRPEITVSGWTMLMVVVLFMGGVQMLSLGVLGSYIGRTYNEVQGRPLYTVRQVISHDSEAGGDGTGHGH; encoded by the coding sequence ATGCCTGACATATCCAGCCGGGTGCAGGAGTCCCGCGTGCCCCGTCAGCGGGGTGGCGCCGCGCTCGTCTCTTATGTACTGCCCGTCTTCAACGAACAGGACGGGATCCGCCACTTCCACGAGGAGCTCGTGGCGGCACTGCGCGAACGCCCCGAGTACGCCTTCGAGTTGGTGTACGTCGACGACGGCTCCGCCGACGGCACGTCGCTCATCCTGGAAGACATCGCGAAGAACGACCGGCGCGTCCGGGTCGTCGACTTCGCGCGCAACTTCGGCCACCAGATGGCCATCACGGCCGGTATCGACGAGGCGCGCGGCGACGCCGTGATCGTCATGGACACCGACCTCCAGGATCCGCCGAAGGTCAGCCTCCAGCTGATCGACGCCTGGCGGGACGGCGCGGAGGTCGTGCACGCCCGTCGGCGCAGCCGTCAGGACACACTCTTCAAGCGGGCCACCGCGCACGCCTACTACCGTCTGCTGCGGTCCTCCACCGATGTGGACATCCCGCTGGACACCGGCGACTTCCGGCTCATGGACCGACGCGCCGCCGACGAGCTGCGGCGCTTCAGGGAGCGCAGCCGGTTCGTGCGCGGCATGGTCGCCTCGATGGGCTTCCGGCAGAGCGAGGTGCACTTCGACCGCGACGAGCGGTTCGCCGGCGAGACCAAGTACCCGCTGCGCAAGATGGCGCGCCTCGCCATCGACGGCCTGACCGGCTTCTCCACCGCACCCCTGCGGATGATCACCAAACTGGGTTTCGCGGTGCTCGCGTTCTCCCTCGTCGGCATCTGCTACGCGCTCGGCATGAAGGTGCTGCGGCCCGAGATCACGGTCTCCGGCTGGACGATGCTGATGGTCGTCGTCCTGTTCATGGGCGGTGTGCAGATGCTGTCGCTCGGCGTGCTGGGCAGCTACATCGGACGTACGTACAACGAGGTGCAGGGGCGGCCCCTGTACACCGTGCGGCAGGTCATCTCGCACGACTCGGAGGCCGGCGGTGACGGCACCGGCCATGGCCACTGA
- a CDS encoding GtrA family protein produces the protein MATEDMVRAGTRTGTDAPAGGDTPQGTGTRTRDLRQLITYALVGGSGVLLDLGAFLLLYNVAGLHEQVANVLSTSLGITNNFVLNALFTFGKRDRLLRRYLRFYAVGLTGIALTFVLLAVFSRGLGIDPNLVKAGSLPLVLVFQFALNRKWSFA, from the coding sequence ATGGCCACTGAGGACATGGTGCGGGCCGGCACCCGTACGGGCACCGACGCCCCGGCAGGTGGCGACACCCCGCAGGGCACCGGCACCCGCACCCGCGACCTCCGGCAGCTGATCACCTACGCGCTGGTCGGCGGCAGTGGCGTCCTCCTCGACCTGGGCGCGTTCCTGCTGCTCTACAACGTGGCCGGTCTGCACGAGCAGGTGGCCAACGTGCTCTCCACCAGCCTCGGCATCACCAACAACTTCGTCCTGAACGCCCTGTTCACCTTCGGCAAGCGCGACCGTCTGCTGCGGCGCTATCTGCGCTTCTACGCCGTCGGCCTGACCGGTATCGCCCTGACGTTCGTCCTGCTCGCGGTGTTCTCCCGAGGGCTCGGCATCGATCCGAACCTGGTGAAGGCCGGCTCGCTGCCGTTGGTGCTGGTCTTCCAGTTCGCGCTCAACAGAAAGTGGAGTTTCGCATGA
- a CDS encoding NAD(P)/FAD-dependent oxidoreductase, whose protein sequence is MNLGVIGAGATGLTAAYDAVKQGHAVTVLEAADELGGLAASIPVGGVPLERYYHHIFRSDRQMIELIEELGLGGDLRFHKTTTGVFRGGRMHPFSTPLEMLTSPLYGLPAGVRFGLSSAWLKVVRDGERFTDRTALSWLRKWAGRRATEAVWEPLLRGKFGDRADQVSMAWLWARVHCRTFELGYMDGGFERVYATLADRIAERGGKVEFGKRMETIRQDGGDGQVAVRTADGASYTFDHLIVTTPQPAFAKAADAPADDAVWRNQYLGATCFVLELDRSAIPYYWLNINEPDFPFLAVVEHTQMIDPAQYGGRHILYVGNYVERDDRRFTTEPAELLERFLPWLQRVNPEFDRSWIQAWHFSRAPFAQPVVTPEYKALIPGHETHLSGVTLATMAQIYPQDRGQSYSVELGHKAARIAGVA, encoded by the coding sequence ATGAACCTCGGCGTCATCGGCGCGGGAGCGACCGGCCTCACCGCCGCGTACGACGCGGTCAAGCAGGGCCACGCGGTCACCGTCCTGGAGGCCGCCGACGAACTCGGCGGGCTCGCCGCGTCGATCCCCGTCGGGGGAGTGCCGCTGGAGCGCTACTACCACCACATCTTCCGCAGCGACCGTCAGATGATCGAGCTCATCGAGGAACTGGGCTTGGGCGGCGACCTGCGTTTCCACAAGACCACCACCGGTGTGTTCCGGGGCGGGCGGATGCACCCCTTCAGCACGCCGCTGGAGATGCTGACCTCCCCGCTGTACGGCCTGCCCGCCGGTGTCCGCTTCGGTCTGTCGTCGGCCTGGTTGAAGGTCGTGCGTGACGGGGAGCGGTTCACCGACCGCACCGCCCTGAGCTGGCTGCGCAAGTGGGCCGGGCGGCGCGCCACCGAGGCCGTCTGGGAGCCGCTGCTGCGCGGCAAGTTCGGCGACCGCGCCGACCAGGTGTCCATGGCCTGGCTGTGGGCGCGGGTCCACTGCCGCACCTTCGAACTCGGCTACATGGACGGCGGGTTCGAGCGGGTCTACGCGACGCTCGCCGACCGGATCGCCGAGCGCGGCGGCAAGGTCGAGTTCGGCAAGCGGATGGAGACGATACGTCAGGACGGTGGCGACGGGCAGGTCGCCGTGCGCACCGCCGACGGCGCCTCGTACACCTTCGACCATCTGATCGTCACCACTCCGCAGCCCGCCTTCGCCAAGGCCGCCGACGCGCCCGCCGACGACGCCGTCTGGCGCAACCAGTATCTGGGCGCGACCTGCTTCGTCCTGGAGCTGGACCGCAGCGCCATCCCGTACTACTGGCTCAACATCAACGAGCCCGACTTCCCCTTCCTGGCGGTCGTCGAGCACACGCAGATGATCGACCCGGCGCAGTACGGGGGCCGTCACATCCTCTACGTGGGCAACTACGTCGAGCGGGACGACCGGCGCTTCACCACCGAGCCGGCCGAGCTGCTGGAGCGGTTCCTGCCGTGGCTCCAGCGGGTGAACCCGGAGTTCGACCGCTCCTGGATCCAGGCCTGGCACTTCTCGCGGGCGCCCTTCGCCCAGCCCGTGGTCACGCCCGAGTACAAGGCGCTGATCCCCGGCCACGAGACCCATCTCAGCGGGGTGACGCTCGCGACGATGGCGCAGATCTACCCGCAGGACCGGGGGCAGAGCTACTCGGTGGAGCTGGGTCACAAGGCGGCGCGCATCGCGGGCGTCGCCTGA
- a CDS encoding glycosyltransferase family 2 protein: protein MANTPTLSVVVPCYNIESYLPETVTSLVNNARDDFEFIFVEDRSTKDRTYEALLALTERLGHSRVIRHERNGGLATARNTGIDVAEGRYLTFLDGDDWLAPGYLAQLVDVIERFDVDFVRTDHVQVTGLERAVHRAPEGRRHTPLDPRTSILPVDDTTMVDYPYAWAGVYHRRLLDRGMLRFHDGLRTAEDRPWIWDLHRRAESYVVASLHGVFYRRGIASSLTQIGDVRQLDFFRSFDLVLAELADDPEADRLRGKALRNFCVVIAHQLIDRRRFERSVAAKLKRLAAEALGAMSEEELSEAVVGMGEERVHVLRRVRGGMKGVAA from the coding sequence GTGGCCAACACACCGACCCTGTCCGTCGTCGTTCCCTGCTACAACATCGAGTCGTACCTACCCGAGACCGTGACCAGCCTGGTCAACAATGCACGGGACGACTTCGAGTTCATCTTCGTCGAGGACAGATCCACCAAGGACAGGACCTACGAAGCGCTCCTCGCCCTGACGGAGCGGCTCGGGCACAGCCGGGTGATCCGGCACGAGCGGAACGGCGGACTGGCAACCGCGCGCAACACCGGCATCGACGTCGCGGAAGGCCGTTACCTCACCTTCCTCGACGGCGACGACTGGCTGGCGCCGGGCTATCTGGCCCAACTGGTGGACGTCATCGAGCGGTTCGACGTCGACTTCGTCCGCACCGACCATGTACAGGTCACCGGTCTCGAGCGGGCCGTTCACCGGGCGCCCGAGGGCCGCCGCCACACCCCGCTCGACCCGCGCACCTCGATCCTCCCCGTCGACGACACCACGATGGTCGACTATCCGTACGCCTGGGCCGGCGTCTACCACCGCCGCCTCCTCGACCGGGGCATGCTCCGCTTCCACGACGGGCTGCGTACCGCCGAGGACCGGCCGTGGATCTGGGACCTGCACCGCAGGGCGGAGTCCTACGTCGTCGCCAGCCTGCACGGTGTCTTCTACCGCCGGGGCATCGCCAGTTCGCTCACCCAGATCGGGGACGTGCGCCAGCTGGACTTCTTCCGCTCCTTCGACCTCGTCCTCGCCGAGCTCGCCGACGATCCCGAGGCGGACCGGCTGCGCGGGAAGGCGCTGCGCAACTTCTGCGTCGTCATCGCCCACCAGCTGATCGACCGGCGCCGGTTCGAGCGCAGTGTGGCCGCGAAGCTGAAGCGGCTGGCCGCCGAGGCGCTGGGCGCGATGAGCGAGGAGGAACTGAGCGAGGCCGTGGTGGGGATGGGTGAGGAACGTGTCCATGTGCTGCGCCGGGTCCGCGGCGGTATGAAGGGTGTGGCGGCATGA